In a single window of the Leptospira harrisiae genome:
- a CDS encoding rubrerythrin — MGSVTVLSNDSIPKVLSDIVANKTNHALWLNTLSLLEHLGSRKILLTQSSEETSEMILKHATEEARHALFFKKAARTIRPSFQLGYQNSALVRGAAARIYFAKLDTLVRRSLRKVFTDEKQFTYLAYLYTTTVIEKRAMVVYAAYDEILDKTGSPIRLTNLILEEEGHLSEMSSEMFRLDPGAVERLANLEAEESKIFARFWLQIREFSLN, encoded by the coding sequence ATGGGTTCTGTTACTGTCCTCTCGAATGATTCAATTCCTAAAGTCCTTTCCGATATCGTTGCCAATAAAACCAACCATGCACTTTGGCTGAACACGTTGTCATTGTTAGAACATCTTGGTTCAAGAAAAATCCTACTCACCCAATCTAGTGAAGAGACCTCAGAGATGATTTTGAAACATGCCACCGAAGAAGCAAGGCATGCCCTATTTTTTAAAAAAGCGGCCCGCACCATCAGGCCCAGTTTCCAGTTAGGATACCAAAATTCCGCACTCGTTCGGGGAGCTGCGGCAAGAATTTATTTCGCAAAATTAGACACACTGGTACGCCGAAGTTTACGCAAAGTGTTTACGGATGAAAAACAATTTACCTACCTTGCTTATTTGTACACCACCACGGTCATTGAAAAACGGGCCATGGTCGTCTATGCAGCGTACGACGAGATTTTGGACAAAACTGGTTCTCCCATCCGCCTAACCAACCTGATTTTGGAAGAGGAAGGCCACCTTTCCGAAATGAGTTCCGAAATGTTCCGTCTTGATCCGGGAGCCGTGGAAAGATTGGCGAATTTAGAGGCAGAAGAATCGAAAATTTTTGCCCGATTTTGGCTCCAAATCCGTGAATTCTCACTGAATTAA